One Echinicola strongylocentroti DNA window includes the following coding sequences:
- a CDS encoding ABC transporter ATP-binding protein, translating to MSLEKENVKSGDIIDTQVLGKLYQFVKPYRGRFFFLIFLTVALAALAPTKPLFIQKAIDEHVAIGDQEGLLRIIYLLVGLLVLQAVVQFAHTYLSGWIGQVIIRDIRIKLYRHLLKMRLKFFDNTPIGRLVTRNISDVESLSNVFSEGLAAIIGDLLQLFTILGVMFWVDWKLTLVSLSTLPLLIISTYIFKEKVKVAFNEVRNAVSNLNSFLQEHITGMNIVQVFNREDSEYKKFDAINTEHKKANVKSVLYYAIYYPVAEIIQAVGIGLVVWYGATGVFGLDLKVGVLISFIMYLQLFFRPIRMLADRFNTLQMGVVSSSRIFKLLESDEHIANEGNYTPEKIKGNIKLEHVWFAYNDEEWVLKDINFNVKHGETVALVGATGAGKSSIINLISRFYEINKGTIKVDDKNIRDFDLGILRRHIGVVLQDVFLFSDTIYFNITLGNPDITKEQVMEAAELVGAKKFIERLPGGLDYNVMERGATLSVGQRQLISFVRAMVYNPEIIILDEATSSVDTETEELIQSAIEKMMKGRTSIVIAHRLSTIQKAHNIIVLHKGEIKEMGTHDALLEQEGYYAQLHQMQLKSMVSE from the coding sequence AAGCCATTGACGAACACGTAGCCATTGGCGATCAGGAAGGTTTGCTTCGCATTATTTACCTATTGGTCGGGCTATTGGTCCTGCAGGCCGTGGTGCAGTTTGCCCACACGTACCTTTCTGGCTGGATCGGACAGGTCATCATACGGGACATCAGGATCAAGCTCTATCGGCATTTGCTCAAAATGCGCCTGAAGTTTTTTGACAATACCCCCATCGGTCGATTGGTCACCCGGAATATTTCGGATGTCGAATCCCTCTCGAATGTGTTTAGCGAAGGTCTGGCGGCGATCATCGGAGACTTACTTCAGCTTTTCACCATTTTGGGTGTGATGTTTTGGGTGGACTGGAAACTCACCCTAGTCAGTCTGAGCACTCTTCCGCTGCTGATCATTTCTACTTATATCTTTAAGGAAAAGGTAAAAGTGGCCTTTAATGAGGTCAGAAATGCCGTATCCAATCTCAACTCCTTTTTGCAGGAGCATATCACCGGTATGAACATCGTTCAGGTATTTAACCGCGAGGATAGTGAATACAAGAAATTTGATGCCATCAATACCGAGCACAAAAAAGCCAATGTCAAATCGGTGCTCTACTATGCCATTTACTATCCCGTAGCTGAAATCATCCAAGCCGTAGGAATAGGCCTAGTGGTCTGGTATGGAGCTACAGGTGTATTTGGGCTAGACCTGAAAGTGGGAGTATTGATCTCTTTCATCATGTACTTGCAGCTCTTTTTCCGCCCCATCAGGATGCTCGCAGACCGGTTCAACACCTTGCAAATGGGCGTGGTAAGCTCCTCAAGGATCTTCAAGTTATTGGAAAGCGATGAACACATTGCCAATGAAGGCAATTATACCCCTGAAAAAATCAAAGGCAATATAAAGCTAGAACATGTTTGGTTTGCCTACAATGATGAAGAATGGGTACTGAAAGACATCAATTTCAATGTCAAACACGGCGAAACGGTCGCGCTGGTGGGTGCCACTGGAGCGGGCAAATCCTCTATCATCAACCTGATCAGCCGTTTTTATGAAATCAACAAGGGAACCATCAAAGTAGATGATAAGAACATCCGGGATTTTGACCTGGGAATCCTGCGCCGACACATTGGAGTGGTGCTACAGGATGTGTTCTTATTCTCTGACACGATCTACTTTAACATCACCCTGGGCAACCCCGATATCACCAAAGAGCAAGTAATGGAAGCAGCGGAACTTGTCGGAGCCAAGAAATTTATCGAGCGCCTCCCTGGAGGGCTTGACTACAATGTCATGGAACGCGGAGCTACGCTATCCGTAGGACAACGTCAGTTGATTTCCTTTGTCCGGGCCATGGTGTACAATCCCGAAATCATCATTCTTGACGAAGCCACCTCATCAGTGGATACCGAAACCGAAGAACTGATCCAAAGTGCTATCGAAAAAATGATGAAAGGCAGGACCTCTATCGTCATCGCCCACAGGCTCTCCACCATCCAGAAAGCCCACAATATCATCGTACTGCATAAAGGTGAAATCAAGGAAATGGGCACTCACGATGCCTTGCTCGAACAAGAAGGCTATTATGCCCAACTCCACCAGATGCAGCTCAAATCCATGGTGAGTGAGTAA
- the hemE gene encoding uroporphyrinogen decarboxylase, which yields MQLKNDLLLRAARGEQVERTPVWLMRQAGRILPEYREVRSSVSGFIELAQTPSLAAEVTLQPVDLLGVDAAIIFSDILVIPEAMGLPYEMIEKRGPRFPDTVSSAADLDKLRIADGVDDLSYVIEAIKITKKALNGRVPLIGFAGAPWTIFAYMVEGSGSKTFSKSRAMLYQEPVLAERLLDMITKSTINYLKAQIAAGADIVQIFDSWAGILPPDHYQKYALKYISEICDAITEVPVTVFAKGAFFAREEMAKLNCETIGLDWNMGIAESRSLIGDQKTLQGNLDPAALYGSAAEVEAATKRMLDQFGAGRHIANLGHGVYPDIDPEKVKVFINTVKEYSSQLRDNV from the coding sequence ATGCAATTGAAGAACGACTTGTTATTAAGAGCGGCCCGCGGCGAGCAGGTGGAACGCACCCCTGTTTGGCTGATGCGTCAGGCCGGAAGGATTTTGCCCGAATACAGGGAAGTACGAAGCAGCGTAAGTGGCTTTATCGAACTCGCCCAGACACCATCGCTGGCAGCAGAAGTCACCCTACAGCCGGTAGACTTGCTGGGTGTGGATGCGGCCATTATTTTTTCGGACATATTGGTCATTCCGGAAGCCATGGGGCTACCCTATGAGATGATCGAAAAACGGGGACCAAGATTCCCTGACACCGTTTCTTCAGCAGCAGACCTCGACAAACTGAGGATTGCAGATGGCGTGGATGACCTTAGCTATGTCATCGAAGCCATCAAGATTACCAAAAAAGCCCTTAACGGACGAGTACCATTGATCGGCTTTGCCGGTGCACCTTGGACGATCTTTGCCTATATGGTCGAGGGATCAGGAAGTAAAACCTTCTCCAAATCCAGGGCCATGCTGTATCAGGAGCCGGTATTGGCAGAACGCCTGCTGGACATGATCACGAAGTCCACCATCAACTACCTCAAGGCCCAAATAGCCGCGGGGGCGGATATTGTGCAGATTTTTGACAGCTGGGCAGGCATCTTACCGCCAGACCATTATCAAAAATACGCCCTGAAATACATTTCCGAAATCTGCGATGCCATTACGGAAGTGCCTGTAACGGTATTTGCCAAAGGCGCCTTCTTTGCACGAGAGGAAATGGCCAAGCTGAACTGTGAAACCATCGGCCTCGACTGGAACATGGGCATTGCCGAATCCAGAAGCCTCATTGGTGACCAAAAAACGCTTCAGGGCAACCTGGACCCAGCAGCCCTGTATGGTTCGGCAGCAGAAGTGGAAGCCGCCACCAAAAGAATGCTGGACCAATTCGGTGCCGGCAGGCACATCGCCAACCTTGGTCATGGTGTCTACCCGGATATCGATCCCGAAAAAGTAAAGGTGTTCATCAATACGGTCAAGGAATACAGCAGTCAGCTAAGGGACAACGTATAA
- a CDS encoding efflux RND transporter permease subunit, translating into MSSFRITISFFVLAIIGFALVPRLTVELNPREQQPVLSVSFGVSQAAPELVEKLGTAPLEGLFSQLSELKKIESVSNYSSGQVTLRFDKHTDMEFKKFEVASLIRQVYPSLDQKVSYPLIYQSAQRNEEPPILQYSINAPFAPFEIKKVTEDVLKSVLTRFDEVEEIQVYGANDLQLYVTYDIQKLQAFGLTRGMLTGVLRNAFGTSYPGMAVNHQGEALFVQLDRSLGSLEQLENLRIISRGGKDIYLRDLARLTLEEAEPSRYYRINGNNSVTMSITSRPGVNKVVLAKKLREAVEQAGQLLPSGYDVRLEQDDTEYLSKELHKIYQRSGLSILILVVFIFLINRNWRYLTVLFLGILVNLSITGIVLYALGTHLHLYSIAGLTISFGLIVDNAIIMIDHLHKHRNRKVFLALLAASFTTIAALLMVFLLPEEDQRNLTDFAVVVAVMLAVSLLVALLFTPAMYGLLFGEKARKGRKLTLPQLRKRAVWFRRYFGTIGFVARFRKTLIVLLVLLFGLPIFYLPAKWEGQDWYNKTIGSTVYQEDLRPYVDKALGGSLRMFVRGVFEKSGYREAAQTRLYVNIRLPFGNTLDQMDFIVREFEEFLNGVKGVDKFVSSVYSGQQASITITFEEAYENSALPYQLKGRLSVKATDWSGANWSIYGVGQGFSAGPGGEGIPSFTVMMKGYNFDELERQSEVLAEKLERHKRIQEVNTNERMGYRERTSEEFVLRFDQRQLALQRVNQYEVISALEAVSKPTRTSLYLSLDDTHYGVMVREEDSEGFSRFDLEETTLISGEDRMFKVSSLGTLRKETTTNSLHKEDRQYIRRVAFEYMGSRKFGSEYLDEVLEEMTASMPIGYSAETSSYYWGRDKAKRQYTLLLVLIVAIFFICGVLFENLKQPFYIIAVIPIAFIGLFLIFSLFDFYFDQGGYAAFVMLGGLAVNAAIFIVNDLNNRQSGRYNRNVLKAVAGKAIPILLTVLSTCFGLIPFIMEGQNEIFWFSLAIGTIGGLVFSMVGVFFALPVFLWRNKSRRCRGSIVD; encoded by the coding sequence ATGAGTTCATTCAGGATCACGATATCGTTTTTTGTGCTGGCCATCATTGGCTTTGCGCTGGTGCCACGGCTGACCGTGGAGCTGAACCCACGTGAGCAGCAGCCTGTGCTGAGTGTTTCCTTTGGGGTGTCGCAGGCGGCACCGGAGCTGGTCGAAAAGCTCGGTACGGCACCACTCGAAGGGCTTTTTTCGCAGTTGTCGGAGCTGAAGAAGATCGAGTCGGTATCCAACTATAGCAGTGGCCAGGTCACGCTACGCTTTGACAAGCACACCGATATGGAGTTCAAGAAATTTGAGGTGGCCTCCCTGATCCGGCAGGTGTACCCTTCCTTGGACCAAAAGGTGAGCTATCCGCTGATCTACCAGTCTGCGCAGCGCAATGAAGAGCCGCCCATTCTCCAGTACAGCATCAATGCACCCTTTGCGCCCTTTGAGATCAAGAAAGTAACCGAGGACGTGCTGAAGTCCGTGCTTACGCGGTTTGACGAGGTGGAGGAAATCCAGGTGTACGGGGCCAACGACCTTCAGCTTTATGTGACGTACGACATCCAGAAATTACAGGCCTTTGGCCTGACCCGCGGCATGCTTACGGGAGTCCTGCGCAATGCCTTCGGGACAAGCTATCCGGGGATGGCGGTAAACCACCAGGGGGAAGCGCTGTTTGTCCAGCTGGACCGCAGCTTGGGCAGTTTGGAGCAATTGGAAAACCTACGGATCATAAGCCGTGGCGGCAAGGACATCTACCTTCGGGACCTCGCCCGTCTTACCTTGGAAGAGGCCGAACCCAGCCGGTATTACCGTATCAATGGCAACAACTCCGTGACCATGAGCATCACCAGCCGGCCGGGCGTGAACAAGGTGGTGTTGGCCAAAAAACTGAGGGAAGCTGTCGAGCAGGCCGGACAATTGCTGCCATCAGGCTATGATGTGCGACTTGAGCAGGACGATACCGAGTACCTGTCCAAGGAACTGCACAAGATCTACCAGCGCTCTGGGCTTTCTATCCTGATCTTGGTGGTCTTTATCTTTCTGATCAACCGCAACTGGCGGTACCTGACCGTGCTGTTTCTCGGGATACTGGTGAACCTGAGCATCACCGGGATTGTCCTGTATGCACTGGGTACGCACCTGCACCTGTACAGCATTGCGGGACTGACGATTTCCTTTGGGCTGATCGTGGACAATGCCATCATCATGATCGACCACTTGCACAAACACCGCAACAGGAAGGTTTTTCTTGCGCTTTTGGCCGCATCCTTCACGACGATCGCGGCATTGCTGATGGTGTTTCTGCTGCCCGAGGAAGACCAGCGCAACCTGACGGACTTTGCGGTAGTGGTGGCGGTGATGCTGGCGGTGTCCCTGTTGGTGGCACTGTTGTTTACCCCGGCCATGTACGGGCTGTTGTTTGGCGAAAAAGCCAGGAAGGGACGAAAGCTGACCTTGCCGCAGCTGCGGAAAAGGGCGGTCTGGTTCAGGAGGTATTTTGGTACGATCGGCTTTGTGGCGCGGTTCCGGAAAACACTTATCGTGCTGCTCGTATTGCTCTTTGGCTTGCCCATATTTTACCTTCCGGCCAAATGGGAGGGGCAGGACTGGTACAACAAGACCATTGGCAGCACGGTCTACCAAGAGGATCTCCGTCCTTATGTGGACAAGGCACTGGGCGGATCGCTGCGCATGTTTGTGCGCGGGGTGTTCGAAAAATCGGGTTACCGGGAAGCAGCCCAGACCCGTTTGTATGTGAATATCCGGCTGCCCTTTGGCAATACGCTCGATCAAATGGATTTTATCGTACGGGAATTTGAGGAATTCCTGAATGGGGTGAAGGGCGTGGACAAGTTTGTCAGTAGCGTTTATTCTGGGCAACAAGCTTCGATCACCATCACTTTTGAGGAGGCCTATGAGAATTCTGCGCTTCCCTATCAGCTGAAAGGGCGGCTGTCGGTAAAGGCCACCGACTGGAGTGGTGCCAACTGGAGCATTTATGGTGTGGGGCAGGGCTTCTCGGCCGGTCCCGGTGGAGAGGGAATCCCTTCCTTTACGGTCATGATGAAGGGGTACAATTTTGACGAACTGGAGCGGCAGTCGGAGGTGCTCGCCGAAAAGCTGGAACGGCACAAACGTATCCAAGAGGTAAACACCAATGAACGAATGGGCTACAGGGAAAGGACCTCAGAGGAATTTGTGCTGCGATTTGACCAACGGCAGTTGGCACTCCAGCGGGTCAACCAGTACGAGGTGATCAGCGCATTGGAGGCTGTGTCCAAGCCCACGCGTACTTCCCTTTACCTGAGCCTGGACGATACCCATTACGGGGTGATGGTAAGGGAGGAAGATTCGGAGGGTTTTTCCCGGTTTGACCTGGAGGAGACCACCCTGATCAGTGGTGAAGACCGGATGTTCAAGGTGTCCAGCTTGGGTACGCTGCGGAAGGAAACCACCACCAATTCCCTGCATAAGGAAGACCGCCAGTACATCCGTAGGGTGGCCTTTGAATACATGGGCTCGCGGAAGTTTGGCAGCGAGTACTTGGATGAGGTACTGGAAGAGATGACGGCCAGTATGCCCATCGGTTATTCGGCAGAGACTTCGTCTTACTACTGGGGCCGTGACAAGGCCAAGCGGCAGTACACCTTGCTGCTGGTACTCATCGTGGCTATTTTCTTTATCTGCGGAGTGCTTTTTGAAAACCTTAAGCAGCCGTTTTATATCATTGCCGTGATTCCGATTGCCTTTATCGGGCTGTTTTTGATCTTTTCGCTGTTTGATTTTTACTTTGATCAGGGCGGTTATGCGGCCTTTGTCATGCTGGGAGGTCTGGCCGTAAATGCGGCCATCTTTATCGTCAACGACCTGAACAATCGCCAAAGCGGACGCTATAACCGCAATGTACTGAAGGCTGTCGCGGGCAAGGCCATTCCGATCCTATTGACGGTACTTTCGACCTGCTTTGGGCTGATCCCTTTTATCATGGAGGGCCAAAACGAAATTTTCTGGTTTTCACTGGCCATTGGTACCATCGGTGGACTGGTGTTCAGCATGGTGGGGGTGTTTTTTGCCCTGCCGGTATTCCTGTGGAGGAATAAGAGTAGGAGGTGTAGGGGAAGTATTGTGGATTAA
- a CDS encoding efflux RND transporter permease subunit, with the protein MVRFLLARPIAVTMVFVALMVFSLIAFTKLPVSLLPPIDVPQIVVKANYPNASPEAIEQNVLRPVRESLITLNGLEDMQSKAGSETGTVRLQFAYGTSMELAYIEVNEKIDRLTNSLPEELSRPQVIRINTNDIPMVRIQVVPKEGTDYAEVTKLAENVLKKRIEQLEGISLVDINGKQERVITVRPDKAVLAGLGMAEQDVINAITSGNRELPGISVKDGQYRYFLRLATRVDTPGDIENLPVSGPEGRAVPLGKVAEVQYRMEETMGYHLYGQRQGLVITVHKQAAAKMNELMEKVGESVGHFRQDYPQVDFAMTQDQSTLLNAGISNLQTSLLFGGLFAFGVLFIFMGNYRMPVIIGLSLPTSLVISFLVFQAAGISINVISLSGLALGLGMLIDNAIIVLDNITRKRQEGLPLFEACVQGVNEVMSALISSVLTTLAVFVPLVFLSGISGALFLDQAVSVAAILFVSLLVAFVLLPLLYRVFFSHKTWESNREDSRFFKAIVAWYKKGYQRVMANRKLSLALLLMLIPVFLLIGMALPTEGLPPIAKKDAVLEVDWNEPIGVAQNRDRIKEVMASLQGEFEHAEADVGVRQFLLFDGENSVQQATVYMDFKDQQSKERQTVQLEKMLGNTFPQATVEITDAPNAFDQLFASDIPYYEMRWKELESKRPVPAAEMGPWLEELPVTNWKKGPGLQEESAVLFRVDLEKLALYGIDIGALTGEIERLFGRYTIDEIRRFSEVTPIRLEGNKSDFMAILRSNHLEGKEDQRYALANFINVSYEDHYKYVTADKTGIYQSVSLTGAHPEEREGDLKEWGRGKNFSVSFAGQYFKDRENIRQLMGILGVAVLLLYFILAAQFESFVQPLIVIFTLPLGIGGALLMLWLTGTSLNVMSAIGLVVMLGIMVNDAILKIDTVNRLRERYALEHTGETSREILDRALFRAGEIRLKPILMTSITTILALLPVVFSAGLGADLQRPLVFSVIGGLTIGTMTALYFVPLAYWAVSSDKIRVKSQE; encoded by the coding sequence ATGGTCAGATTTTTATTGGCGCGGCCGATTGCGGTGACCATGGTCTTTGTGGCCCTGATGGTGTTCAGCCTGATCGCCTTCACCAAGCTTCCGGTCTCGCTGCTTCCGCCCATCGACGTACCGCAGATCGTGGTGAAGGCGAATTATCCCAATGCCTCCCCCGAGGCGATCGAGCAGAACGTGCTGCGCCCGGTACGGGAAAGCCTGATCACGCTGAACGGCCTTGAGGACATGCAGAGCAAGGCCGGTAGCGAAACGGGCACGGTGAGGCTGCAGTTTGCCTACGGCACTTCCATGGAGCTGGCCTATATCGAAGTGAACGAAAAGATCGACCGATTGACCAACAGCCTTCCCGAAGAGCTCTCCCGTCCCCAGGTCATCCGCATCAATACCAACGACATTCCCATGGTCCGCATCCAAGTGGTGCCCAAGGAAGGTACCGACTATGCAGAGGTGACCAAGTTGGCCGAAAATGTGCTCAAAAAACGCATCGAACAGCTGGAAGGAATTTCCCTAGTGGACATCAACGGCAAGCAGGAACGGGTGATCACCGTGCGTCCGGACAAGGCCGTGCTGGCAGGACTGGGCATGGCCGAGCAGGACGTAATCAATGCCATCACCTCGGGCAACCGGGAACTTCCCGGCATCAGTGTGAAGGACGGCCAGTACCGCTATTTCTTGCGGCTGGCCACACGCGTGGATACGCCAGGGGACATCGAAAATCTTCCGGTCAGTGGTCCAGAAGGCCGCGCGGTGCCGCTGGGCAAAGTGGCCGAGGTGCAGTACCGGATGGAGGAGACGATGGGATATCACCTGTATGGGCAGCGGCAGGGGCTGGTGATTACCGTCCACAAGCAGGCGGCGGCCAAGATGAACGAACTCATGGAAAAGGTCGGGGAATCTGTGGGCCATTTCAGGCAGGATTATCCGCAGGTGGATTTTGCCATGACCCAGGACCAGAGCACCCTGCTCAACGCGGGCATCAGCAACCTGCAGACCAGCCTGCTCTTCGGAGGGCTCTTTGCCTTTGGGGTGCTGTTTATCTTTATGGGCAACTACCGCATGCCGGTGATCATTGGTCTGAGCCTGCCCACATCGCTGGTGATCAGTTTTTTGGTCTTCCAGGCAGCGGGCATCTCTATCAACGTCATCTCGCTGAGTGGCCTGGCCCTTGGGCTGGGCATGCTGATCGACAATGCCATCATCGTCTTGGACAATATCACCCGTAAGCGCCAAGAGGGACTGCCGCTGTTCGAGGCCTGCGTGCAGGGGGTAAACGAGGTGATGTCCGCACTGATCAGTTCGGTACTGACCACCTTGGCGGTCTTTGTGCCGCTGGTATTCCTGAGCGGGATTTCCGGAGCCCTGTTCCTTGACCAGGCGGTATCGGTGGCGGCGATCCTGTTTGTTTCGCTGTTGGTGGCCTTTGTGCTGCTGCCACTGCTGTACCGAGTGTTCTTTTCCCATAAAACCTGGGAGAGCAACCGCGAGGACAGCCGTTTTTTCAAGGCCATAGTAGCTTGGTACAAAAAAGGCTATCAACGGGTGATGGCCAATAGGAAGCTGAGTTTGGCGCTGCTCCTGATGCTGATTCCGGTGTTTTTGCTTATTGGAATGGCCCTGCCCACGGAGGGACTTCCGCCCATTGCCAAAAAGGATGCCGTGCTGGAGGTGGACTGGAACGAGCCCATCGGCGTGGCGCAGAACCGGGACCGTATAAAGGAGGTGATGGCCAGCCTTCAAGGGGAATTTGAACACGCAGAAGCGGATGTTGGTGTGCGGCAGTTTTTGCTCTTTGACGGGGAGAATTCTGTGCAGCAGGCCACGGTGTACATGGATTTTAAGGACCAGCAGTCCAAAGAGAGGCAGACCGTCCAGTTGGAAAAAATGCTGGGGAATACCTTTCCGCAAGCCACTGTGGAGATCACTGATGCTCCGAATGCCTTTGACCAATTGTTTGCCTCGGATATCCCCTATTACGAAATGCGCTGGAAGGAGCTGGAAAGCAAGCGGCCTGTCCCCGCTGCCGAGATGGGGCCTTGGCTGGAGGAGCTGCCTGTGACTAATTGGAAAAAAGGGCCCGGGCTGCAGGAAGAATCAGCAGTGCTCTTCCGGGTGGATCTGGAGAAACTGGCCCTTTACGGGATCGACATCGGTGCGCTGACAGGTGAGATCGAAAGGCTCTTTGGCCGCTACACCATCGATGAGATAAGGCGCTTCAGCGAAGTGACGCCGATCCGGCTGGAGGGCAACAAATCGGATTTTATGGCCATCCTCCGCAGCAACCACTTGGAAGGCAAGGAAGACCAGCGCTATGCGCTGGCCAACTTTATCAACGTAAGCTATGAAGACCATTATAAATATGTCACGGCGGACAAGACGGGCATCTACCAATCGGTAAGCCTGACAGGCGCCCATCCCGAGGAACGGGAAGGTGACCTGAAAGAGTGGGGCCGTGGAAAGAATTTCAGTGTGTCCTTTGCAGGGCAATATTTTAAGGACCGGGAAAATATCCGGCAGCTGATGGGGATTTTGGGCGTGGCGGTGTTGCTGCTGTACTTTATTTTGGCCGCACAGTTTGAGAGTTTCGTGCAGCCGCTGATCGTGATCTTTACCTTGCCCTTGGGCATTGGCGGAGCCCTGTTGATGCTCTGGCTGACGGGCACCTCGCTGAATGTGATGTCCGCCATTGGTCTGGTGGTCATGCTGGGCATCATGGTCAATGACGCCATCCTGAAGATCGATACCGTCAACCGACTGCGGGAGCGCTATGCCTTGGAGCATACCGGGGAGACAAGCAGGGAAATTCTCGATCGGGCACTGTTCCGAGCAGGGGAAATTCGCCTGAAGCCCATCCTGATGACCTCGATCACCACCATTCTGGCGCTGTTGCCGGTGGTGTTCAGCGCCGGATTGGGAGCAGACCTGCAGCGGCCCCTGGTCTTCAGCGTCATCGGTGGCCTGACCATCGGCACGATGACGGCACTGTATTTTGTGCCGCTGGCGTACTGGGCGGTGAGTAGTGACAAGATTAGAGTAAAGAGCCAAGAATAA
- a CDS encoding BF3164 family lipoprotein, producing MRRILIIFLVMIMMVNCQSKKEFKRSELETIIRFTTEDIPPPTQLNGRKLNFQEFLNPRHILFLDNHLVVAQNANLETDLFYLYDLENDSFIGSIGKKGFGPGEMVQSTGMEPGFSEGEFFTFDGNRRTLNFYNIHGADTTKLTQKQLKTPTNLNFTTQISLTSPSSYLVKTAQTWDKLAEINLEEDTLKTIGTWNNMVENEKLSPLTVSLICQGPLTTSNDKTLVGITGVLKDFFEIFNIHTVKRLYIQGPVNQDPKFQLHHYNKTTYPVFDDPLTTYYTQLYLQEEYFFALYVGQNTDSDDALTSNPQLFQFDYEGNFINNFQLDYPILSFSMDSKNGILYGITRDQNPNVAIFDLSKHLSL from the coding sequence ATGCGAAGGATTCTCATTATATTTCTTGTCATGATTATGATGGTGAACTGTCAATCTAAAAAGGAGTTTAAAAGATCTGAACTGGAAACCATTATCCGGTTTACTACAGAAGACATCCCTCCCCCCACCCAATTGAATGGGAGAAAGCTCAATTTTCAGGAATTTCTTAATCCACGGCATATTCTATTCTTGGACAATCACCTTGTCGTGGCCCAAAACGCTAATTTAGAAACCGATTTATTTTATCTGTACGACCTAGAAAATGATTCTTTTATTGGTTCCATAGGAAAAAAAGGATTTGGTCCAGGTGAAATGGTGCAATCTACGGGGATGGAGCCGGGTTTTTCAGAAGGGGAATTTTTCACATTTGACGGCAACCGCAGAACACTCAATTTCTATAATATCCATGGGGCTGACACCACTAAATTGACACAAAAGCAGCTCAAAACTCCCACCAACTTAAATTTCACAACTCAAATATCATTGACTTCACCGAGTTCTTACTTGGTCAAAACCGCCCAAACATGGGACAAACTTGCCGAAATTAACCTAGAAGAAGACACTTTGAAGACCATTGGTACATGGAATAACATGGTCGAAAATGAAAAACTGTCCCCATTAACCGTTTCACTCATTTGCCAAGGTCCGTTAACCACTTCTAACGATAAAACCTTGGTGGGTATCACGGGAGTACTAAAGGACTTTTTCGAAATTTTCAACATTCACACGGTAAAGCGTCTTTATATCCAAGGCCCAGTAAACCAAGACCCGAAATTTCAACTTCACCATTATAATAAGACCACTTATCCGGTATTTGATGATCCATTGACGACGTACTACACGCAATTGTATCTTCAAGAAGAGTACTTTTTCGCCTTGTATGTTGGACAAAATACAGATAGCGATGATGCCTTAACATCCAACCCTCAACTTTTTCAATTTGACTATGAAGGTAATTTTATCAATAATTTCCAGCTTGATTATCCCATCCTGAGTTTTTCGATGGATAGTAAAAATGGTATCCTCTACGGCATCACTAGGGACCAAAACCCAAATGTGGCTATTTTCGACCTTAGCAAACACCTCAGCCTATGA
- a CDS encoding REP-associated tyrosine transposase gives MNNSVKPYSISDQHGVYFLTLTVVDWLDVFTRKEYKLEVVDSLNYCVGKKGLELYAWCLMSNHLHLLARAREPFRISDFLRDFKKYVAARILDSLGRESIESRRSWILSRMKFRGGQVKRVLNYKFWEDNNRAIWIESNSFLIQKLHYIHENPVKAMIVESPEDYLFSSARDYAGMKGLVKVALI, from the coding sequence ATGAATAATTCTGTAAAACCATACAGTATATCTGACCAACATGGAGTTTATTTTCTCACCCTAACGGTTGTGGATTGGTTGGATGTTTTTACACGGAAAGAATATAAATTGGAAGTAGTGGACAGTTTGAATTATTGTGTGGGGAAGAAAGGATTGGAGCTTTATGCCTGGTGTTTGATGAGCAATCATTTGCACCTTTTGGCTAGGGCCAGAGAGCCGTTTAGGATAAGTGATTTCTTGCGGGATTTTAAGAAATATGTTGCCGCGAGAATTCTTGATAGTTTGGGTCGGGAATCAATAGAATCTAGGAGGTCGTGGATACTTTCGAGAATGAAATTTAGAGGTGGACAGGTTAAGCGTGTGCTCAATTATAAGTTTTGGGAAGACAACAATCGAGCGATATGGATTGAGTCAAACAGTTTTCTAATACAAAAGCTTCATTATATCCATGAAAATCCGGTAAAGGCAATGATTGTAGAGAGTCCGGAAGATTATCTGTTTAGCAGTGCCCGGGATTATGCAGGAATGAAAGGTCTTGTAAAAGTAGCATTGATTTGA